The stretch of DNA AGCGATTGCCAATTGTAAGATTGGACTATGGAAAAAGATATTGATAATACCTGCAACCACAATAACGATAAGCGTAATAAACAACATTTTACCCATTGCAGAAAAATCTCTTTTGGTATTCATTGCAAATACCGAAAGTCCACCAAAAGCAACTGTCGTTAAAATAAACGCATTCGCAACAATACTAGCACCTCCTGGCATTCCTAATGTATGCGATAGCAAAGGTACCAGTGTTAATCCGCTTACAAAGGTAAAACCAAAAAGCAAAATCATATTGATTCCAGCTTTTCGTTTAAGCGCATAAAGTCCAAATAAAAAAACAAACTCTAAAATAACCAGTCCCAAGTACCAAGAAGAGATGGTTTTTGCCATACCAATTCCAACATAAGCGCCAGCACTTGCAGCAAGTAGTGAGGCTGCAAACAATTGATAGGTTTGTTTAATGAACAATCCTAGTGAGCTCTCGTTGACTCTTGCATGCTCATAGGTACTCTCTTGTGAGTTTTGTTGTATGTAATTTCTGTCATACAGTCCCATATTAATTCTCCTTTTAAATATATAAATCAAAACGCATTCTATCAAATTCAAAAGATGGAATGCAATTTTTAAGTTCCCTATTATAT from Sulfurospirillum oryzae encodes:
- a CDS encoding Bax inhibitor-1/YccA family protein — encoded protein: MGLYDRNYIQQNSQESTYEHARVNESSLGLFIKQTYQLFAASLLAASAGAYVGIGMAKTISSWYLGLVILEFVFLFGLYALKRKAGINMILLFGFTFVSGLTLVPLLSHTLGMPGGASIVANAFILTTVAFGGLSVFAMNTKRDFSAMGKMLFITLIVIVVAGIINIFFHSPILQLAIASISSILFSAFILYDTQNIIKGAYETPIEGAIALYLDFLNLFISLLQILGIFGSRDE